The window CTACAACTGTATGATAAGATATCAGCTACGTGTAAAATTATGTACAGTTCAATGTAATGCATAAGCATTTTCAGTAACACGGTGTGACTATTGCAGGTTTCAGGTTCAAGTCTCATTTTAACTGTGTCTTCTTGTaaacttttgctttttaattaCATTCTCTTATTGTTGGTTATTCCCTTTAAGTCAACTTTTATCTTTATTGATCTGTTTTACATGATTGTTTTGCACTTTGTTCAGTGTTTGCTGTGCCTAAATGAgctatacaaataaactgaactgaagttaTGAATTTTATTTGCTTTGGACTGCAtgaaacacacataaaaagtCCAAACGCCAATAAAGCACATTTGGAAACCAACCTAAAACAGCcatggaaaaacaaaatcatggGGACAAAAGAACAACAGCCTCTCCCAATGCTGCCTTTACTGCATCTACACCTACACCTACACCTGTCTTAATACTTGACACAACATGGCTGTGCATCAGAGAGGAACTTTAAATGCCAACGTAAGCACCCTCGGCTCTTTTAAAAGCAATCACAGCCGCAAATCAAAgggagagcttcgcttttatcGCATAAAAGCGCAAACACTTGATTAAAGGGGCTAAAACACTGTTTTGCTTTGGTTCCTCCCATTCAGACTGATGCCTGTAATTAATTTGGCAATTACTGTGTCTGTCTGATAGTCGTAAGAACTTCACTTGAAAACTAAAGCTGAGCTCacacaagaataaatcaattaaaCTCCAGAGACTTTCGAGCAAAACGTGCCTCGTATGTAGCCTTCAACCGGGCTGAAAGAAAAGAACGAATATCAGAGAGAGCTCGACACACAAAAGCTTTCACACAGATCCATTATACGTAGCTCTGCAAACTGTTAGGTTTTCGTTGggagaaagaaaatgtaattCTATCAAGAGCAGCTCATTTTTGAagccttttgtttattctaAAAGACCACAAGGAGCCATCACTGCATTGTCCTCTAACAGCTTTTATTTGACAGAGGGAAGCTGTGAGGGAAGAGACAGAGTGAgagtgaaaaagaggaaaaaaaaaaaaaacttgaagcCTTTCAAATGCAAAGAACGGTTCTATAGAGTTCCCGAATTGATGGCCCCAAAGAGGTTTAAAAGACCTTTCACCTCTATTCAAGTCCCTGGTTTTTGCCTACTTGATGACATAGGAAAACACTATGGTATCACAGTAGTAAGGAGCTGAACCCAATAAAAGAGGTCAGGTTTCTGAATCCCCCCATTCTGCTTGGCCCAATCACTGCTCGCGCCCATCAAGCAGGGGCCCAAACAGCTGATGCTAATTGATTCCCATGGTGTGGGTGAAGTCAATTCTCTTTAGCAGTTTAGTGGCTAGGGGTCATGCAAAGTGGCCCCCAGCTGGGGTGcaagggtggtggtggtggggggacAGCACTTAAAGTGCCAGCTTGACAACAGCACTTCCTAAACATCTCCAAcgttaaaacaaacacacaaacaagttCACTGCGACCCTCACACGGACGTGAGAACGTGTGGACCTGCTGTGGACACGTTCACATGAagccttttaaaaaacatgcttTAGTTGTTTTCCTGCACATAAATTTATTTCAACTCTACATTATTTAACACTCAAAATGATCATGTTATTAATAAGCTAACATCACATCACAAGTTATTTAAACTGAACCAATGTCCTGGAATATAAACGTTACTTCAACCAATAACCCGAACACagaacagaggaggaggagctgccACGCTTTAAACTGTGCACAGTATTTTCTCCAAATCCACAGAAGACTGTGTTCTTCTCAAGGAGTGAGAATGAGCCTCAAATGGGATTTTCAATGGAGCGGGCAAATTGAAAAGGACTAAACTGCAATCCAAACTAAGCCAGAGTAAAAGATGggggaggagggaaaaaatatAGCTCCTTTAAAGAGCTGGAGGTTAAGAAGAATGCCTTTCAGAGCCCCCCTCtcctttttcccctcctctcctctcccaaATTACATGTCTATACCCTTGCCACAACCAATAGACTGCCTAATGTTGACCTGAAAGCAAAGCGGGGGACGGAAGGAATAAAGACACTTAAGATGTGAAATAAATCATGTCAGGAAAGCTTAACAGCAGAAGTAGCTCATATGTTAATGATgagaccaaagaaaaaaaattacagggaGATGAATGGAAGGCAAAACTTATGACTTTCCCTCAACAGACATTATCTCATGAAACTAGAGCGGCTATAGTTTGACACATGTTTTTGGCCATCAGCCATATTCCTGAGATCTGGGGATAAAGATCTGGGCCTACATTAAGTTAAAACATCCTCAACACTGACGCATATATTGAACAAAGCGCATACTGCCTGAATAAATATTTAGACATCACAATTTAGGAGGAAAGGCACCAGTTTCCCCTCGCTGATACTGAGAAGATGTCCAGCACGCAGCCAACACACTGTGAGGCCTGAAAATAGGGGCGTACAGTTGCAACCGCCAGAGAAAACACAAGCCAGCCTTGAGTTCTCCACCATCGACAGTGTGCGGCCCTATTTAAGGAACATTTTTCTCCAGCGCAGGTTGTATATAAAACTCAAGCAAAAGGCAGCAGGAGACCTGCCATCAGTCCTAACTCTTATCCCAGGGAGATGCTGGAAGATCTCGCAGCTTGGAGGGCCAACAACAGCTTCTCTGTTCTTCCACACAAACTCGCTTTCCCCCTCCAACTTGCTCAttacagaatgtctgcaaaccAAATATGGCATTCATCTGGCCCACACCTGCTCCAAATCCAATCATTAAACCAGCCTGTCTAAATATATCTCACTGGCTTGGGCCAATTCAATTACTTAAAGCCTTGACTATGGGTCTACTGTGTGTATGGGGTACGCTCACAAGCACTGCTGCCTCAAAAAACAAAGCGGTGGGAAAGATGAAAAGCATTAACGTTTCCAGTAGAAGTTTTGCCTGGATTAACTATTTGTGCTCTGCTCGTTAACGGGATTTCGACAGTGAATAAACACTCCACACATAAACTCCACTCACCACATTTTCTGCCCAAGAGCATCTGTCCTGCTACGCAGTGTCCTGGCAGCTCTGCCAGCTGGCCCGGACTCCTGGATAGATCGTAGTCGGCTCCGGCAAAGTGGAGGTGGAACTGCTCCCGGTTGATGGACTTCCGCAGAGTCCTGATGGTCTTCCTGAGCCTCTTCTCTGAACGGCGGCGCACGCAGTTCACGTCACAACCCTCTGCTGAGAAAAGCACTCGATACTGCAAGAGTTTCCAAAGCAAGATTTCATCTTGTACACCTGCAATAACCTGCGATTTCATGCCTAGATTCCCATAAGCTTACTTCACACCGCTAACGCAGAAATCAaggaaattaaacaaaaacatccTGTGCCCAAAATCTAGAGCCCACTACCAGAGCCAAGTCAAAACAGGAGATACTTTTACACAGCTTGGTTTGTTTAGTGACAAACAGAGAGCAGCGAAAGACAGATTTAAGAATCATAATCACAGGTCGCAGACAGGCGACAGGCAGGCGGCAGGCAAGCAGAAACCACAGAGAGACCAACCTGTTACCTCCTCTCGGTTCACATCCAGCTCAAACTCAGCAGTGATTGAGGAGCCGTCCTCCTCGCCAGCCTTCCTGCCCTGACGGCTACGCATTCTCTGTCCGGATGAGGTGCAGCGCAGGCTCACGTAGCTGaactggacgttttcagtgaaGAGAAACTTGCCCTCTGTGAACATGGGACACAACAAACCCCCAGCAAGcacaacaaagagaaaaatcGCACCGTTGTTAACAGACAGGAAACATTAATCACATACAATAATCTTTGGTTATGCACAGTGAAAAGCTAACAGAAGAAAAGGGATGCAATGGCAATGAGATGTTGGGTTTCCTTTCAGTGGTTGTGAGGGATGTACCATGCTGAGCCCTTTTGTAGAAGCAAAATAATCCTacaatcagaatcgtgtttgaTTGATAGCTAGGTCAGACACAACTGAAAGGCATCCTGTGGCTAATTACATCCTCCCTGTCACTGGCAGACAAAGTGCTGTGCTGAGATGTGGAAGACACTCAAAACCACATCACTTTCCCCACAAATTTCTTTCACATTTGCTCTTGGTTTTTGGCTTTCTTTGAAGCAGCTTTCAGGTCTGCTTCAGAGTCTTTAGATGTTGGCAGTTCTTTGTAAACCCCAAATGTTTTTTAACCAGCAGCATAAAGACGATATAACTCTAAGTCTTGTGCTTTGAGTCGGCGTGGCAAGCGCTGTACCTGAGCGTGCCGAGTTTAGGCCTTCTCTGAGTTTCTCCTGACTTCGTTTTAAGTTGCACTTTGCGGTGCCAGACTTAAAAGTGGCCGTGGTCTTAATGCGGGCAAGGCTGGCCGTTTCTCGACCTGCACGACAGAGGGACAGAAAATATCGTTATCAAGTGAAGACAAGCAAAGCGTGACCTACCTGTTCCTGTGTTACTGTTTTCTTTGGCAGAgcggaaaaaaaagatgtaaatcTGCGATGTCCTGTACTTGCCTAAGCAATACGAGCCACTGTTGTTCTTTTGTGCGTCAGCCAAGCAGGGCAGAGGCATTCCACAGGTCACCGTGTAAGAATCCTCCGTCCCTGAAAACACACGAGGCCGTGACACATGGGCCCACAAAAGTAAGggccaaaaaaaacaactaaaaaaaacaatttagacAAAAGACAGGCAGCATGTATGGACATGAAGTCCGTCAACAGACTTTTCAATCAATTAAATGTGCAACTGTTGAGCTTACTGACTAGTTGCACTTCGACCTGACTGAATCATGCGGTTTGAAGACATAATATGCAGTAACTATACAAAAAGCATTCTCAATGTATCATAAGCTTTTTCACCAATCCACCGAGGTCCTTTTATCGCTCTCTAACTAACCTGTGAACCTGCACCTGTCAAAATATCCTGATTTAAATGTAGGACTTGTAGTAGTGCTAATCCTGCTGGATTAGTTGACACGTTTTGCAGCTGCTTCACTCTGACAGCCCAACACCAGCCATCTGCTTAATATCAGCAAGTAGctcttgttaattttttttaattttttttattcacaccCCCAATTAGTTGTTACCACAGCAACAAGTACTTTTCTTGGGGTCTGCAGAGAGTCAACGAGTAAACTGAAGAGAGCAATATGACAAAAATGAACTATCAAAGAGACAATCCATCTATTTATCTAATTCAgagagcctatcccagctgtcatagggtgagagcTGTGGtacaccagtctgtcgcagggccaacacagtGAGACGTACccatgcatgtttttggactgtggaaggcagagtacccagagagaactcactgtgaggtgacagtgctgACCATGGCACCACCCAATGATAAGACCATTAATGTATATTGCACATACATACATGGTGTCTTTTTATgcagctttattttatttggatAGTCTTAGTTTATTagtatttcatttcattattttttatctttaatatcATATCTTTCTCAATTTTTTAATGTGCTTCTAATCTATTTATAGGTCATTCTAtcttctttatctttttaatttattacatATCACTTATTTTTGCATATTATTTGCTTTGCTTTATCACTCTTTGTTCTCATTATCTACTGGTTAGTCATCTGTGAAGTACTGTGAACTGCACTAACTTGCATGAAAGATGTCCATATATTAAAGACTGACTGCATGACAGATGATATATAACATAGCCAAAAAATTGCTCAGTTATTAAACCAACACACCGGTTTACTGCAGCTCACACTATACAGAGATCTGACTCAACCAACTCACCGCTGCTGATGTGTACTTGGGACTGGCAGGTCAGAAAGCAGCGATCCCCTCCCTCCTGCTTGCTACAGTTCAAAGTAGGTTTAGAGGGGGGCTGTGCAGGTGATAAACCCTCAGCCTCTAGATAAAAACCACAACAAAACTCAAACATGTTCAAAAGCAAGAAGGAGGAAGATGCACATGAAGATGAAGAAGCACAGAAAGTCCAAAATCCTGACAGCTTTGTAGCATTTTGGATGGATTACTCAAGCACAAGAAaattaaagagtaaaaaaataaataaataaagaacaactcAAAGTATCTCCTGTTTTTGTCCACAAAGGTGTTGGCTGTCACACTTCATCACTGCACAATTTCCATTGAGACATCACAATAACAGACCTGTTTCTCATTCAGAGACAGGTGCTAACCTACCGATGCAGTCCTTTTTGTTCCAGTGTAGCTTATAGCCGGGACGGCAAAAGCATTCAAATCCACCCACAGTGTTCTCACAGCCATGCTCGCAACCGCCATTGTTCACGCTGCATTCATTTATATctgggatgaaaaaaaaaaaaaaaaaaaaaaaaaaaaaaatgggggaaaaaataaataaataaatcactctATCATTTCAGAGATCGATTTCCAAACACACCATCAAGCAACCACTCACATCTGTGTGCTtaatcaaataaaacatttaaatgcatCAAGCACTTGTCTGTTATGCTGAACTTGTTATGTGTAGTGCCCTCCACCCAACTTAGTCTCACCTCCACAGTGGGCCAGTCCGTACATGGTATAACCTTTGTTGCACAGACACTGAAAACCACCCGGGGAGTTCACACACGTGTGATCACATGTGCGCTCGAAGAAGCATTCGTCtatatctgtaatcaaaatCAGGCAGATGACATAATAGCAGGGCAGTCGGTTACAATCTTCGCCAGCAGGAATTTCCCACCTAATGACGACCATTTTCCTACTCAGTGAAGTGGGACAGGTACATTACACTACAGCAGATTAGAAACAAAAATACTAGCTTTTCAGAGAAACGActtctaaaaaaagaaatcattgtCATCAATCACACCAAACTCTGATGCAAAAAAAGGTACAAAAGTAAAGCCCAGAAAAAAGTTTTACATGTTCCCTGATGTATTCAACCCTTTAAAGCCtaaaccatgaaataattgtcAAGTAATTCCAATTGAAgaaaatcacactgatgatgtagaagtctgaaaaattcacaaaaaactcaaaaataaCATGATACTAATTTAATAAGAAAAATCTAAAATTCTGATCCCTAAAGAAAACAGTCTTCTACAATTCATTCagtgataaaaaagaaaaaaaaaaaaaaaagagagagagctatCATAAATGTCATCATTATCTCGTTCATGCAAGTTCCTGTTACTGCTGCTGCAGTTCAGGAGCCACGTCTACCTTGACAGGTGCGTTCGTCTGTCAGCAGCTTAAAGCCTTTTCTGCAGTTGCACTCAAAGCTGCCGATGGTGTTCTTGCAGGAGTGATCACAGCCACCGTTGTTGACCTCGCATTCATCGATATCTGCGGGTGAAACAGGTGAGATTCTAGAAACGCCTTTTTCACATGCAAGTTTGTTCGCGTATTAAGATACTATAACTCGTTGTGAAGACGGCAGTCTGACCTTTGCACGTTTTCCCATCTGGCTGAAGCGTGAAGCCGACGGGGCAGCTGCAGCGCACGCCGGTGGATGTGTCTTTGCAGGTGCAGTCGCAGCCGCCATTGTTCACGGCGCAAGTTTCTAAAAATGCAACACGACTTATCACTGCATGCAAAAGACCTTTCTCCTAGTGAGGAATGCTGTGCTTTCCGTTTGTGACAAAATACTAGAACTTAGCAGAATAAAACGATTTCCCCTGAAGTAGTCTTTAAACAATTTGGTCCACtgatttaaaaggttaaattaacGTGCAGAATTTAACAATGTTGTGAGTATAACGTCACTGAGATGTTTGGATTAGGCCTGACCCGTACAGTCTCACTGGATGAGACCGCGTTCCTAATAAAGTACCAATCACACGATGTTTTACATGTATTGAGTGACCCAGAATCACACAACTGATGAATACTCAACATAGAAGAAAAGATTCACATGCTTTCCTTTCCAAATGGaaggaaaatgtgaaatgtaccACACTGTCACAACCGTGTATATTTCAGGTGAGATCGGCGGTGAGAAAGTGAGCATGCAGCCATTTCACAGTTTGCTCAAAAGACTGAGGAATGTATCGGTTTACTAGAAATAAACTCCTCTCCCCACTCCTGAGGGCTTCCTGGAAGCTTCACAcgttaaaaaacacaaattcaaaACTGTGGGAGTGTTATTATTACCCATTAACAGCCTTCTTTTGACCCGTTTGTCCACCTCTGTAAAGGACGTGGTGTTGTGGTCCAAGGACTCAGTGGTGGCTTCATCTCGCTCTGTGACACACAAAACCAGAGTAATGCTTTACTGTTAACCTCAGTGAGTGTTTATGGCTGCCATCAGGGCACAGATGTGTTTTGACACTTGAGATGTTCAGCTTGTAGTGGCTTGGTGTGTGTCAGATAACACGGCAGATCAGAAAAGTGAATCATGGAGACAACGTCGTAGTGACACGCCCGGacctcacacacactgctggcTTGGAAGGAGAGATATTACCCGCTATCTGACGGCTGATCCTTATCCTTTACAGCCACTGTGTGGAAAAATGCACGCTGCCTAACAGGAGaactgacagagagaaagagggatcCTCTAATTTTATCCATTCATAAGGGTAGCCTCCTCATAactcaagaagaaaaaaaagaaaaaaaaaaagaaatagtgtAGGCTGGTCCTGGACTTCACCCACCCTGGGCCGAAATGTAGACCTAGTTTTGCTACATGCTGAacataaatatatgtatgtaaaaaCAATTATCGTCAGGTTAAAGTATTGTATACATGTTTCATGTTTCTTTGTTAAACCTTTAAAATGCTGTAAACATCATCTAGATTTAAAAGCATGACTCCAATTTGAaaaaagaattattttttttttaagttaatgcTGTAGGCTagaatttaaattattttattattgggTCAGTTGACACTTTGAGCGTGACTGCCTTCAAAACTCCATCTTTTTTTAAGACTGAATCATTAGACTAATGCACTCAGAGGCAATGGCTTATTATTTGGCATCTTTGGGAAGATGTTTTATCACCTTGCAACCTTGCACGTTGGTTGGAAAATGATGTGAGGACATTAAAGATAATAGAAGAGATTCGATGTGACGTGTTTTAAGATGACAGAGCGGACTAATTTGCCTGCTGGCAAGCTATGAAGTGAGAAACATCTTCTTTGCCAGGCAGGATTGAAATGACAAAGGTATCTTCACTGTATTAACAGCTCATAGAGATAAATTTCTGTCTCACCTCCTTTTTATGTATGTACACCTACTACCTGCTTACCTGATCCTAagcatgctttaaaaaaaaacaatgtataTACAGTGTGTATGCACGGGCATATACTGTCCTCTGTTGCTCCAAAATTCAATAACAAATCAGTCATAAAAAATGATGTGTATCCCAGCATTTCTTTCACTGCAGCATTGTGCTCACACTGTTTTGCATTCCTCGTGTCAGCTGGGTGTCAGCCTGCTTACCTACACATGAGCTCCTGTCAGGCTGCAGAGTGTAcctgctgtgacacctgcatATGGAGCCGTTCTCAGTGTCCTCGCAGGTGTGCTGGCAGCCTCCATTGCCATGGTTACAAGTCACTGTAAGGTAAACAGCATGTAACCATGAATGCAAATAATCAGTTCAACATAAGAAGCCTGACGCGCTTGCGAGTGTTAGCGTGCACGTACAGATGCAGTCTCTCTGGTTCTTGGCCAGCTCAAAGCCTGGACGGCACTCACAGGCCACACCCCCTTTGGATGTCTCCTTGCAGATGTGGGCGCAGCCGTGCTCCTTATTCATACAGTTGAGGCCCTCTGGatagaaagagggagagaggtaCACAATGAAACTCTCCTACAGTGACTGACCAGCTACACACAAAGGCGCACATACTGAGAGATTAGTCTGGAAACTTGAAAGACACTGATTGTTCTCACGCCCCTACACAAGCCAAAAACATCCACTGCTGCGTTATTCTTAGCGCCTCTACAGAGGGAACAAGAATCTAAAGTTcattccccccaaaaaacccaaacaacaaaaaaacaaaacaacatattCAATAATGATTTGTAGCAGCATTTATATGGACGGGTCACAGCTGAGCAGATAGGTCCACTGGGATATAAAAGGCTTGTCAAGAGCCGATGGAGTGGAAAGTAGTCGCATTTGAGTTGACTTCAGTGAAGGAGACAAAACAAAGGCGCTTCAGACTAATCTGTGACACAGACCGCATAGACCAGGGTGTTGCAGTTATTGACTTATTTTGTTCTGTGGGACACAGAGATCCTTTTTCCCACAGCATGTTGCTGTTTCAGATGAAAGCTCAGTGACAGGAGCCAGCTTGAACCTGTCACCCCTCATTGTGTCATCAGTCTCTTCAAGAATCTGCTacatctttctctctttttattttttactagtTTAACACAATTAGGGCACACAGGCATCCACAAACGCACCATCCTTTGTAGATGAGTTAGCGactatttaaaactttaaacgtATACTCACCCACAGAGCGGTGGATGCACGTGTGCTGGTTGTCGCTGAGGAAGAAGCCCTCTTTGCAGCGGCACTCGtagctgcccattgtgttgacACAAGTGTGCTGGCACCCACCGTTGTTGAACTGGCATTCATCCACATCTACAGGACAGTGAATCGATCACATGAGCAAACAGCTTACAATGCTACGGGTGGGAGGTATTCACTTACATAAACCAACACAGACCGTCTTCAGCGTTTTATAAAGCATGAGTTTACACAGCTGACGATGCAAGCTCCCCATCTAGCATGAAAGATTGCTTACTTAGTTTAAAGCTAATCTTACCTAGACAGTTATGTCCATCATGTGCCAAATGAAACCCATCGTAACAAGTGCAGCGATAATTGCCTGGTGTGTTGTTGCACTCATGCACACAACCCCCATTGTACTCCAGGTCACATTCATCAATATCTgagaaacaaacaacacataaaGGTTGGGGTGAGGAGAAAAAGCTAAAAATGCTAAAACATCTTAGGCTCTGAACAATTAGAACAAGGTGTGGCTGCAATaggaagaaaagaaatctgtgGCTAAACATTTACACTTGGCTTACCTTCACACTGTTTTCCATCGCCTTTAAAACCTGCTTTACACGTGCACTTATAAGAGTCTTGGGTCGTTTGACAAATAGCGTCAATGTGACAGCCATCACTTCCCTCTGCGCATGGATCTGCAGGAATGCATTATCATCAAAAACACGTtagaaaattaacaaaaacaatcACTGCAGAGTTTGTAAAGCCGACATATGTGTGAGAATGAAGTCGGAAAATTCAGATTTAACTGATAAAAAACGAAATAAAAGAGTACGAGTCTAAATGGGGGGAAATCCTGTGAAAAGGTTAACAAcatgccaaaaaacaaaacttttttggAAACGTTTATGCACACGGAGCGCGCAACCTGCCACGGGAGTGCAGTTTTTTCTATAATACAAAGTTGTTAGAAATGAGGAGAAAATGCTAAAAGTCGCTGCTGGTAAAACGACATTGAGCGCACTCCTGGGAAAAAGGTGCGTAAAGTCTCCACGACTGCaaaagacaacacacacacgcgctcACACACTCACTACAGTCCCACCTCGAAACTCTGGAAGCGCTGCGCTTTGGCGACTATTTAAcaggagcaaaaacaaacaaaagtcccTTGCAGCCCAAACAGCTCCCATGGTGATATGATCCAACTTTAGAGGTCTTTCTCAAAAGGACGGGTACGCACTGAAGTCGCGAGCGAGCGTCCGCCTCATTTTCATTCTAGCCTGTCAATCCGCTTCACAAGGCGCTTTTGAGAAGAGAaaggagtgagtgagtgagaatGAGAGCGTGCGTGCGCGCGCGAGCACGTGAGAATGGAAAAAACGCTTTTGAAGCAGAGTTGAGTCAATAGAGGGAAGCCAAAGAAAAGCGGAAGCGTCAAGTGTGTGTAAAAAGCATCACAACGGCAGTGCGCTGCAGAGGCttctattttgaaaaaaataaatgcccGGAAGTGTTATAGTAAATGCTAATTTACAAGCTCCTTTTAATGGCTTTAAAGTCTAAACAGCTTTTGGTGTCTGTGTATGGCAGCACGGAGGCAAGCGACAGTCGTCAGCGACTGTTGCTTAGCTGAAAGCGATTTACTCGCAGGGCATCGCTTCGAAAATTACGACCTGTGGTCGTTCCAGGCGCCGGTTGCCTCGGTAACCCTCTAATAAATACGTTAGAGGCAGAGCAGTTGGAATTACTTACTCATGGGCTATGGTTAGAGGTAACCTAGTGGTAAATATACTACAAGGTCATGTGTCAATCAGTGATATTCTACATTCTCATTGGTAGTCGCCTTACTGCTCGCCTGggatttgaaataaaaaaatgtttgtcccTAAGTCCCACCCACTTCGGTGTTTCGCCCGGAGTCGCTCAATATACCTTTGCCTTTCAATGATCTCTGGTGGCCTTATCGGTTTGAATCGCTTCCAGTGTggaccagggctggactgggacaaaaaatgggcccgggcattttgactagagaccggcccacca is drawn from Oreochromis aureus strain Israel breed Guangdong linkage group 1, ZZ_aureus, whole genome shotgun sequence and contains these coding sequences:
- the scube2 gene encoding signal peptide, CUB and EGF-like domain-containing protein 2 isoform X3, which codes for MGAVWAARDFCLFLLLLNSRQSAALPEFRDPCAEGSDGCHIDAICQTTQDSYKCTCKAGFKGDGKQCEDIDECDLEYNGGCVHECNNTPGNYRCTCYDGFHLAHDGHNCLDVDECQFNNGGCQHTCVNTMGSYECRCKEGFFLSDNQHTCIHRSVEGLNCMNKEHGCAHICKETSKGGVACECRPGFELAKNQRDCILTCNHGNGGCQHTCEDTENGSICRCHSRYTLQPDRSSCVERDEATTESLDHNTTSFTEVDKRVKRRLLMETCAVNNGGCDCTCKDTSTGVRCSCPVGFTLQPDGKTCKDIDECEVNNGGCDHSCKNTIGSFECNCRKGFKLLTDERTCQDIDECFFERTCDHTCVNSPGGFQCLCNKGYTMYGLAHCGDINECSVNNGGCEHGCENTVGGFECFCRPGYKLHWNKKDCIEGCDVNCVRRRSEKRLRKTIRTLRKSINREQFHLHFAGADYDLSRSPGQLAELPGHCVAGQMLLGRKCVSCGVGTYYDGDQGRCLSCPAGTYQDEEGQMSCEVCPTPEGREVSKVVGARNISECGGQCSPGQYSHDGFIPCQPCQAGTYQPEVGRTSCFPCGGDLDTRRSGAVSFQECETKVQCSPGHYYNTSTHRCIRCPMGTYQGDFGQNYCVTCPGNTTTDYDGSTNIMQCKNRRCGGELGDFTGYIESPNYPGNYPANIECTWIINPPPKRRILIVVPEIYLPIEDECGDYLVMRKSSLPNSVTTYETCQTYERPIAFTSRSKRLWIQFRSNEGNSAKGFQVPYVTYDEDYQELIEDIVRDGRLYASEHHQEILKDKKLMKALFDVLAHPQNFFNYTAQESREMFPKSFIRFLRSKVLRFLRP
- the scube2 gene encoding signal peptide, CUB and EGF-like domain-containing protein 2 isoform X2, whose amino-acid sequence is MGAVWAARDFCLFLLLLNSRQSAALPEFRDPCAEGSDGCHIDAICQTTQDSYKCTCKAGFKGDGKQCEDIDECDLEYNGGCVHECNNTPGNYRCTCYDGFHLAHDGHNCLDVDECQFNNGGCQHTCVNTMGSYECRCKEGFFLSDNQHTCIHRSVEGLNCMNKEHGCAHICKETSKGGVACECRPGFELAKNQRDCILTCNHGNGGCQHTCEDTENGSICRCHSRYTLQPDRSSCVERDEATTESLDHNTTSFTEVDKRVKRRLLMETCAVNNGGCDCTCKDTSTGVRCSCPVGFTLQPDGKTCKDIDECEVNNGGCDHSCKNTIGSFECNCRKGFKLLTDERTCQDIDECFFERTCDHTCVNSPGGFQCLCNKGYTMYGLAHCGDINECSVNNGGCEHGCENTVGGFECFCRPGYKLHWNKKDCIEAEGLSPAQPPSKPTLNCSKQEGGDRCFLTCQSQVHISSGTEDSYTVTCGMPLPCLADAQKNNSGSYCLGRETASLARIKTTATFKSGTAKCNLKRSQEKLREGLNSARSEGKFLFTENVQFSYVSLRCTSSGQRMRSRQGRKAGEEDGSSITAEFELDVNREEVTEGCDVNCVRRRSEKRLRKTIRTLRKSINREQFHLHFAGADYDLSRSPGQLAELPGHCVAGQMLLGRKCVSCGVGTYYDGDQGRCLSCPAGTYQDEEGQMSCEVCPTPEGREVSKVVGARNISECGGQCSPGQYSHDGFIPCQPCQAGTYQPEVGRTSCFPCGGDLDTRRSGAVSFQECETKVQCSPGHYYNTSTHRCIRCPMGTYQGDFGQNYCVTCPGNTTTDYDGSTNIMQCKNRRCGGELGDFTGYIESPNYPGNYPANIECTWIINPPPKRRILIVVPEIYLPIEDECGDYLVMRKSSLPNSVTTYETCQTYERPIAFTSRSKRLWIQFRSNEGNSAKGFQVPYVTYDEDYQELIEDIVRDGRLYASEHHQEILKDKKLMKALFDVLAHPQNFFNYTAQESREMFPKSFIRFLRSKVLRFLRP
- the scube2 gene encoding signal peptide, CUB and EGF-like domain-containing protein 2 isoform X1, with amino-acid sequence MGAVWAARDFCLFLLLLNSRQSAALPEFRDPCAEGSDGCHIDAICQTTQDSYKCTCKAGFKGDGKQCEDIDECDLEYNGGCVHECNNTPGNYRCTCYDGFHLAHDGHNCLDVDECQFNNGGCQHTCVNTMGSYECRCKEGFFLSDNQHTCIHRSVEGLNCMNKEHGCAHICKETSKGGVACECRPGFELAKNQRDCILTCNHGNGGCQHTCEDTENGSICRCHSRYTLQPDRSSCVERDEATTESLDHNTTSFTEVDKRVKRRLLMETCAVNNGGCDCTCKDTSTGVRCSCPVGFTLQPDGKTCKDIDECEVNNGGCDHSCKNTIGSFECNCRKGFKLLTDERTCQDIDECFFERTCDHTCVNSPGGFQCLCNKGYTMYGLAHCGDINECSVNNGGCEHGCENTVGGFECFCRPGYKLHWNKKDCIEAEGLSPAQPPSKPTLNCSKQEGGDRCFLTCQSQVHISSGTEDSYTVTCGMPLPCLADAQKNNSGSYCLGRETASLARIKTTATFKSGTAKCNLKRSQEKLREGLNSARSEGKFLFTENVQFSYVSLRCTSSGQRMRSRQGRKAGEEDGSSITAEFELDVNREEVTAEGCDVNCVRRRSEKRLRKTIRTLRKSINREQFHLHFAGADYDLSRSPGQLAELPGHCVAGQMLLGRKCVSCGVGTYYDGDQGRCLSCPAGTYQDEEGQMSCEVCPTPEGREVSKVVGARNISECGGQCSPGQYSHDGFIPCQPCQAGTYQPEVGRTSCFPCGGDLDTRRSGAVSFQECETKVQCSPGHYYNTSTHRCIRCPMGTYQGDFGQNYCVTCPGNTTTDYDGSTNIMQCKNRRCGGELGDFTGYIESPNYPGNYPANIECTWIINPPPKRRILIVVPEIYLPIEDECGDYLVMRKSSLPNSVTTYETCQTYERPIAFTSRSKRLWIQFRSNEGNSAKGFQVPYVTYDEDYQELIEDIVRDGRLYASEHHQEILKDKKLMKALFDVLAHPQNFFNYTAQESREMFPKSFIRFLRSKVLRFLRP